In the Nitrosopumilus cobalaminigenes genome, AAACGTTCGTCGTTTCTCATGATTCTTGAAGGAATCTAGAAGCTGATTTTGCAAAATATGTAACTATCATATCTGCCCCTGCTCTTTTAATTGAATGTAGAATCTCTAATGTGATGTCTTTTTCATTTACATATCCTAATTGTGATGCTGCTTTTACCAATGCATATTCTCCAGATACACTGTATGCTGAAACTGGTACATTGTATTTTCTTCTAGTTTCTGAAATTAAATCCAAATATGACAAAGCTGGTTTTATCATAACTATATCTACTCCTTCTTCAATGTCTGTTTCAACTTCCATCATTGCTTCTCTTGCATTTGTATATGGAACTTGGTATGTTTTTCTGTCTCCAAACTTTGGAGCACATTCTGCTGCATCTCTAAATGGTGAGTAAAAGTTTGAACGGTGTTTTGCAGAGTGTGACATTATTGAAACATCTGTAAATCCTTCTTTATCTAATGCTTTTCTAATTGCGGCAACTTGTCCATCCATCATTGCTGATGGTGATACTGTATCTACTCCTGCTCTTGCTTGACTGATTGCAATTTTTGCAAGTGTGTCTAGGCTAGTGTCGTTATCAATTTTATCTCCTTGAATAATTCCACAATGTCCCGTAGATGTAAATTGACATAGACAAACATCTGCCATGATTACTATTTTATCTCCAAATTTCTCTCTGATCTGTGCAATTGCCTTTTGAACAATTCCATTATCATCAAATGCAGAACTTCCTGCCTCGTCTTTTTGTGAAGGAATCCCAAAAACCATGATTGCAGGAATTCCTAAATCTATAATTTTTCCAACTTCTTCATTTACATCACTTAATGGTAATCTCTCGATTTCTGACATTGATTCTACTTTGACTCTTTCTTTCAAATCCTCTTGAACGAATACTGGACAAATGAAATCTTTTGGTGAAAGAGTTGTTTCTTGAACTAATTCTCTCATTTTATCTGATGTTCGTAGTCGACGAAGTCTTCTAGTTGGAAATGACATGTTGAAATTCTCTCTAGCTAAAATATAATCCTAGTCTACTTGATTCTGTTTTTTATAGTCAAATAATTTACTGGCTAGCTCTACCACATCTGGTTTGCCTTGTTCTGATGCTTTTCTGATGTTGTTCATTGGAGTTGACACAATACTTTCTACAACTGCTTTTGTTAATTCCTCGATAATTTTGATTTTTTTCTCATCTTTTTCATCTAGCA is a window encoding:
- the hemB gene encoding porphobilinogen synthase translates to MSFPTRRLRRLRTSDKMRELVQETTLSPKDFICPVFVQEDLKERVKVESMSEIERLPLSDVNEEVGKIIDLGIPAIMVFGIPSQKDEAGSSAFDDNGIVQKAIAQIREKFGDKIVIMADVCLCQFTSTGHCGIIQGDKIDNDTSLDTLAKIAISQARAGVDTVSPSAMMDGQVAAIRKALDKEGFTDVSIMSHSAKHRSNFYSPFRDAAECAPKFGDRKTYQVPYTNAREAMMEVETDIEEGVDIVMIKPALSYLDLISETRRKYNVPVSAYSVSGEYALVKAASQLGYVNEKDITLEILHSIKRAGADMIVTYFAKSASRFLQES